Below is a window of Rodentibacter sp. JRC1 DNA.
CCGATGAAATTTTAAAACGTGCGGCGGATAGTTATCGCCGTATTCGTAACACCGCCCGTTTCTTGTTGGCGAACTTAAACGGTTTTGATCCGACACGTGATTTAGTGCAAGCGGAAGAAATGGTGAGTTTGGATCGTTGGGCGGTATCTTGTGCTTTAGAGGCACAAAAAGAAATTATTGAAGCCTATGATAACTATCAATTCCACGCCGTGGTGCAGCGTTTAATGCGTTTCTGCTCGGTAGAGATGGGATCGTTTTATTTAGATATTATTAAAGACCGCCAATATACCACAAAAGCGGATAGTCTCGCCCGCCGTAGTTGTCAAACGGCGTTATGGCATATTGCTGAAGCTTTGGTACGTTGGATGGCACCGATTTTATCATTCACTGCGGACGAAATTTGGCAATACTTACCGAAAACTAAAAATGAACGTGCGGAATTTGTTTTCACCGAAGAGTTTTATACCGGATTATTCGGTTTAGGTGAAAATGAAAAATTAGATGATGCTTATTGGCAACAACTGATTAATGTGCGTTCCGAAGTAAACTGTATGTTAGAAATTGCCCGTAATGAAAAAGTTATCGGTGGCGGTTTAGAAGCGGAAGTTACCCTTTATGCAAACGATGAATATCGCACCTTGCTTGAACAACTTGGCGATGAGTTACGTTTCGTCTTGATCACTTCAAAAGCCACGGTGAAACCATTAGCGGATAAACCGTCTGATGTTATGGTGGGCGAGCTTGAAGGCATTGCGATAAATGTAGTTCGTTCAAGTGGTGAAAAATGTCCACGTTGTTGGCATTATTCCGACAAAATCGGTGTAAATCCGGCGCATTCTGCCTTATGTCCTCGCTGTGTGGAAAATGTGGCAGGTAATGGTGAAGTACGCCGTTTTGCCTAATATAACTATTTCGTAGGGTGGACAACAAGTTGCCCCCTACAATCTAGTCGCAATTTATTGTTGTGAAAAGTGCGGTCGATTTTAACCGCACTTTTTCGGTATTATGTAGCACTTGCACAAATCATCGTAAGGTGCCGTTAGGCGAAGCCGTAACGCACCAATAGTGGGGGGAATGATGAAGTGGTGCGTTACGCAGAGCTTAACGCTCCTTATCCCCGGTGAATATTTAGGAATATATCAATGACAAAAAATAAAACGGGACTTTCTTTTCTTTGGCTAAGTGCGGTCGCTTTTGCCCTTGATTTACTTACCAAATATATCGTAGTACAGAAGTTCGATTTATACGAAAGCGTAAATATACTACCGATATTTAATCTCACTTATGTACGCAATTATGGTGCGGCGTTTAGTTTTTTAGCGGATCACGATGGTTGGCAACAGTACTTCTTTATTGTGTTGGCGTTGTTGATTTCCGCTATGTTGATTTATTTCTTAGCCAAAAATCAAGCAGATCAAAAAATTCAAAATACGGCTTATGCTTTGATTATCGGCGGCGCGTTGGCCAATATGGTAGATCGTGCGTACAATGGTTTTGTTGTCGATTTTTTCGATTTTTATTGGGATATTTATCATTATCCGGTGTTTAATGTTGCCGATATTGCGATTTGTATCGGTGCGGGACTGTTGGCACTTGATGCCTTCAAAAGCGAAAAGAAAAAAGTACAGACTCAACAGCAGGAAAAGAGCGGTCAAAAATGAAGATAATTTTAGCGAATCCGCGTGGATTCTGTGCAGGCGTAGACCGTGCCATTAGTATTGTTGAACTCGCTCTTGAAATTCACGGTGCGCCGATTTATGTGCGCCATGAAGTCGTGCATAATCGTTTTGTGGTGAACGGACTACGTGAACGCGGTGCTATTTTTGTGGAAGAGTTAAGCGAAGTCCCGGACGGTGCGATTGTGATTTTTTCCGCCCACGGTGTGTCGCAAGCGGTGCGTCAAGAGGCGAAAGATCGCCAACTGAAAGTATTTGATGCAACTTGCCCGCTGGTTACCAAAGTTCATATGCAAGTGGCTCGTGCCAGCCGTAAAGGAACGAAAGCAATCCTTATCGGTCATAAAGGTCACCCCGAAGTAGAAGGCACTATGGGGCAATATAGCAATGATGAAGGCGGCATTTATTTGATCGAAAGCGTGGAAGATATTTCCCGTTTACCGGTGCAAAAAAATGATGACCTCACTTTTATGACGCAAACTACGCTTTCATTAGATGATACCGCAGAAACGATCACCGCATTGAAAGAGAAATATCCGGCAATTCAAGGGCCGCATAAAAATGATATTTGCTATGCCACCACCAATCGCCAAGAGGCAGTGCGGGAGCTGGCAAAGCTATCGGATTTAGTGCTGGTGGTCGGCTCAAAAAATTCTTCAAATTCCAACCGTTTGGCGGAATTGGCTTCCCGTATGGGTGTGAAATCACAACTTCTTGACGATCCTGAAGATATTCAAGCGGATTGGTTTGATGAAGTGAAAACCATTGGCATTACTGCCGGTGCATCGGCTCCGGAAGAATTGGTGCAATCCATTATTTCTCGTCTTAGAGAATTCGGCGCAGATGAACTGGAAGAGCTACAAGGGCTTGAAGAAAATATGTTCTTTGAAGTGCCGAAAGAGTTACGGATCAAAGAAGTCGATTAAAGGAAAAACGGTATCTTATTTGAGATACCGTTTTTTATGATTGATAAAAGTACAGCTAAAATCGACCGCACTTTATACTTTAGAATGAACCTTTTAGCCCAACATAGACATTGCGTCCGTCTTGACCATAACCGAGAATGTTTTCATATTTTTTATCAAATAGGTTATTTAAGTTCGCATAAAGGGTTAGGTTCGGAATGAGCTGATAATCTACCCCAAGGTTAGCCAAGGTATATGACGGAAGTTTTACCGCTCTTGTGGCGTAAGGTGGTGAAGATTCGTAGTAGTTATCCATTCGTTGGCTCACATAAGATACATTCACATTCGTACCCAGTTTTTCAGTAACTTGATAGGCCAATCCTGCATTTGCCGTATGTTTAGGACGGCGGTTCAATTCTTTGCCTTTGCTGTCTTTTGTTTGTGTATAAGTGTAATTTGCGTAAACGGTTAAATCTTCGGTGAGTTTTCCGTTGTAGGCAATTTCAATGCCTTTTATTTTGGTTTTACCTTCAAGATTGATTGAACGTGTAACCGTATTTGGCCAAACGCCTGTCGATTGAGATGAAATAAAGTTCTCAACGTTACGTGCAAAATAGGTTATATCCAAGTGATGTGATTTATCGGTGTTTTCAATGAGTAAACCGATATCACCGCCACGGCTTTTTTCAGGTTTTAAGTTTGGATTGCCGATATATTGACCGTTATAGCCATAATATTCCGTGATTGTCGGATTTTGAATTGCGTTGCCGATACTTGCATGAGCTTTAAAATTCGGCGATAAACGATATGCACCTGAAATTCGTCCGGTGAAAGAATTATCATATTTGTTGCTATTAATATAACGTCCGCTGAGCGATAAACTGTGATCTTGCTCGCTCAATAGACGGTATTCCGCCGCAATACTCTTTTCATTGAGTTCCTTCTTATTTGTCAAGAAATAGCTGGAATCATAAGTCGTTTTTTGATATTCGCCCAATAAGCTAACGCCTTGAGTAATTGCGCCTTCACGATCAAAGTTTATATCTAACTGATAATTTGCATTCAGCTTTTTCGCATCATAGCCGCTTGTCATACCGAAAGTATCACTATCTGTTTTGATGTGGCTGACACTTGCTTTATGTTTAAAGAGATCTTGCGAATTTCCCCAATATCCGCCCAATTTAAACAGGGTTTCACGGGTGCGGGTGCGATGCCCTGTTTCATCATTCAGGCTATTATCGAAATAAACGCTTTGAGAGGAATGAGAGGTTAAAAATTCAATGCCTTTTTCATTATCATCATAACCAACACGCAACGACGTATTATCACGATGAAATTTATCTTTTTCCTTTGCATTTCCTACTGAAATTTTAGTTCCGTCTTGGGCGGTGTAAGAAAAAGGTTTATTGCTCAATGCCGAAATACCGCTTGTGCGGTGGCTATCAGCGTGTAAATCATAATAAAATCCTTGATGATAGCCTGAAAGGGTAACGGAACCGTCTCTTGTGCGGTGTGAACTTGTGCCGAAATCGAAGTCTATATTAAAGGGCTTTTCTTTATATAAACCGCTTTTGGTGGTGATGTAAATGACACCTCCCATGGCATCACTGCCCCATAGAGCCGACTGTTCTCCCCGTAAGACTTCAATACGTTCCACATTGCTTAAACTTAAGCCGCCAAAATCAAAGCCATAGCCGCTGACAGGATTTACTTTTACACCATCAATAATGACTGCCGTATGATTGGCATCCGCCCCACGTAAGTAAATATTGCTTAATGTGCCTCGCCCACCGGAAAAACTCATTGCCGTTCCGGGAACGGTTTTTAGTACATCACTCACATAAGTGGCGTTTCTTTTTGAAAAATCTTTTTCGGTGAGTACGGTAACCGAAGAGGCTGTTTTATCCTGATTGATTGGTGTTGCGTAAGCGGAGTAAACATTAATAGGCTCAAGTTCATTTTTACCGCTTTCGGCTTGTGCTGAAGCAGATAAACCGATTAAAAGTGCGGTCGTAATTAAATTTGTTTTCATATTGAAGTTCCCTAGAAATTAAAAAATACGGGTATTCTTGCATAGTCCTGTTTTTCTGCCTAATTGAGATTTTTCATTGCGAATATCAATTTTATTCATAAAAAAACATCACAATTTTTAACCGCACTTTTCGCCTTTATCCGCACTAGGCTTTCAAGTATAATGTCGGCATTTTTCACTATTTTATCGATTCAATATTATGAGCAATCAATTCAACATAAAAACATTCCAAGGTATGATTCTCGCCTTACAAGATTACTGGGCAAAACAAGGTTGCACGATTGTACAGCCTTTTGATATGGAAGTCGGTGCGGGGACATCACACCCGATGACCGCATTGCGTGCTTTAGGGCCTGAACCTATGGCATTTGCCTATGTGCAGCCCTCGCGCCGCCCGACAGACGGGCGTTATGGTGAAAATCCGAACCGTTTGCAACACTATTATCAATTTCAAGTGGTGATTAAACCTTCACCGGATAACATTCAAGAACTTTATTTAGGCTCACTTGAAATGCTCGGTTTTGATCCGACCAAAA
It encodes the following:
- the lspA gene encoding signal peptidase II: MTKNKTGLSFLWLSAVAFALDLLTKYIVVQKFDLYESVNILPIFNLTYVRNYGAAFSFLADHDGWQQYFFIVLALLISAMLIYFLAKNQADQKIQNTAYALIIGGALANMVDRAYNGFVVDFFDFYWDIYHYPVFNVADIAICIGAGLLALDAFKSEKKKVQTQQQEKSGQK
- a CDS encoding TonB-dependent siderophore receptor; translation: MKTNLITTALLIGLSASAQAESGKNELEPINVYSAYATPINQDKTASSVTVLTEKDFSKRNATYVSDVLKTVPGTAMSFSGGRGTLSNIYLRGADANHTAVIIDGVKVNPVSGYGFDFGGLSLSNVERIEVLRGEQSALWGSDAMGGVIYITTKSGLYKEKPFNIDFDFGTSSHRTRDGSVTLSGYHQGFYYDLHADSHRTSGISALSNKPFSYTAQDGTKISVGNAKEKDKFHRDNTSLRVGYDDNEKGIEFLTSHSSQSVYFDNSLNDETGHRTRTRETLFKLGGYWGNSQDLFKHKASVSHIKTDSDTFGMTSGYDAKKLNANYQLDINFDREGAITQGVSLLGEYQKTTYDSSYFLTNKKELNEKSIAAEYRLLSEQDHSLSLSGRYINSNKYDNSFTGRISGAYRLSPNFKAHASIGNAIQNPTITEYYGYNGQYIGNPNLKPEKSRGGDIGLLIENTDKSHHLDITYFARNVENFISSQSTGVWPNTVTRSINLEGKTKIKGIEIAYNGKLTEDLTVYANYTYTQTKDSKGKELNRRPKHTANAGLAYQVTEKLGTNVNVSYVSQRMDNYYESSPPYATRAVKLPSYTLANLGVDYQLIPNLTLYANLNNLFDKKYENILGYGQDGRNVYVGLKGSF
- the ispH gene encoding 4-hydroxy-3-methylbut-2-enyl diphosphate reductase; the encoded protein is MKIILANPRGFCAGVDRAISIVELALEIHGAPIYVRHEVVHNRFVVNGLRERGAIFVEELSEVPDGAIVIFSAHGVSQAVRQEAKDRQLKVFDATCPLVTKVHMQVARASRKGTKAILIGHKGHPEVEGTMGQYSNDEGGIYLIESVEDISRLPVQKNDDLTFMTQTTLSLDDTAETITALKEKYPAIQGPHKNDICYATTNRQEAVRELAKLSDLVLVVGSKNSSNSNRLAELASRMGVKSQLLDDPEDIQADWFDEVKTIGITAGASAPEELVQSIISRLREFGADELEELQGLEENMFFEVPKELRIKEVD